Sequence from the Zeugodacus cucurbitae isolate PBARC_wt_2022May chromosome 5, idZeuCucr1.2, whole genome shotgun sequence genome:
taatttatagatattttgttgATAATTGATATGCAggcacatacgcacatacatacatatgtaatgctttacaatatataataacctaaattactttatattcttatttaaatgtaacataataatactacatttatttactttagtcattaaaatgtcacataatatcataaatatgtatattatcacaAAATGATAAACGTACGCGCATTCGTAATTACATATGTgcacatgtaaacaaatatcaaaagaaCCATTCGAATTGTGTCTATATGTCAATTTGTCagcattcaatatatgtatgtatgtatgtaaataaatatgtgtactcATGGCTTCATATAAGagcttcgttgccacggacaacgacgAATGGCCGTAGCTTATGATTTTTTGTGTTCATGTCAAAGAGCTGTAAGGAATGTGGAGCGTACGCAGGCAAAGAAGCCCAGATGTCCAACATATAATGTCTTTAAGTTTTATGCCTTGTTTCTTTAAAAGATCATTAGTAGTTAttctaaatatgatttaatatgttggtagatattaaaattcatttaattatatagataaccaattaatacttcaatatttgacAATACATATGAAGCGCAAATATTATTACGGCGGGGTCACTTGAAACGgccctgtaaagctcgatgtgtcgaaaaattgatggccgcctgcgcaatGCCAAAGCAACGCATCATtgtgttgttggtagaaaatcggcttgtcgtaaatatgtatgaatatgtatgagcaagcaaacatatcgacataaatttttgtgagccacagaatttttgctgaaaaatattttaaatcgactcaagggctatgttgTCACTTTTATCCCTATGTTTTTGCGGCGTTGCAACTTTTCCTTCTGGAagaaacattagaaaaatcttcaatttatgatttttgccatcgtcgcgaaaaggagtttgttggcatggcatgcgcggggagatgtgtatggctctgcttttatgaacgaagcaactttgccaagtgaatgtgcgcctgcgttcatgaatgaaaatgtttttgttgtgtttactacaatatttggctacgtcgattggctgccatattgacttgtgatgctgcttatgcgtttgaggcgcttgttgtttttgtagaacaatgcttttgattttttgtgatggttggcagatttacgtgcacgcatatgcaattgtaagtttgtgtgtttgttcagtacatacaaacatatgtatgtatatgcatacagagcaatgcGCGCACATTTGAAAtgtccttcactgataagtgataatgagacaattcgaatttttgaagacatatgtacctgtatatgtacatatatatgtacatacgtaagtTTCAGTTTATGCAAGTTTAAGTTACGAAATATGTAGTTCATTATAGTGTTATAGgaaatgtatttagtataaaaatataaacatatttttatgaaagtatgtacatacatatgtatattattatagaacattacataaatatgtgcgtccgtttgaatttttttttacaaatatacctctgaaatcgcataatttatttgaaatattttcaattgtggatgcattcataaatatccgcaaaaagaatttcatatcagttgtatatagtaagcatataaatgcatcaacatataaacaaagagcCTAACATGCgtctataatagaaatgtaaacctctgagcatatttttcagttaatactcagctctgttacgaggcactgttaatatttctccttccgagccagcagtggtgaaactcgcttataggattttgttagtttttgacaattcacacgctggtccgcaattggaccttctctatattttacatttctgGTTCTATTTACATTCTCTGGTTCTATTTCTGGTAAAGTGTTCAAATGGAGGGAAATACTGTTGAGGATATTGTTACCTGTCCATATGATAGGCTACACTGTGTTCTTAGAAAACGTTTGCAATTACACCTGATTAAATGTCGTTTGAATTATCCGCATGTGGAATTAAGAAAGTGTCCAATGAATCAATTACATTTGGTGCCAGAGCCTGAATTCCAGGTAAGTGATTTTAAACAGCGGCTTAAAATTTGTAATGATATGAATAATCCTAGCATCATTTAATGAATTGTCCTGATCGCAAAATAATTGCGCATTATAAATATTCGGGTGAGACGACATTTATGAAGCACGAACCGATTGAAAGTGAAGAGAATTGGGATGACACTGATACTGGGGATTATAATCCTGAAACATACGTTCGTAACAATCAAATAATTCGACAACCTATCGGGCTACCTTCACAACGTAAAGCATTTAAACACGAGGAAGAGAAACGATTGCAACAGTTTTGTTAAGTGtaggtgtatatatatatatatttggcgtaggaaccgctttaagcgattatagccgaatccaccagagcgcgccactcattcctcctttttgctttttggcgccaattggaaacaccaagtgaagccaggtcactttgcacttggtctttccaccggagtggaggtcgtcctcttccgcggcttcctccagcgggtactgcatcgaatactttcagagctggagtgttttcttccatccgtacaacatgacctagccagcgtagccgctgtctttttagtcgctgaactatgtcaatgtcgtcgtataaatcgtacagctcatcgttccatcgcctgcggtattcgccgttgccaatgtttagaggaccaaaaatcttgcgcaaaacctttctctcgaaaaccccaagagtcgtctcatcggatgttgtcatcgtccacgcttcagcgccatacatcaggacgggaataatgagcgacttatagagtttgattttggttcgtcgagagaggactttacttttcaattgcctactcagtccaaagtagcacctgttggcaagagtgattctgcgttggatttcaaggctgacattgttggtgttgttaatgctggttcccagataaacgaaattatctacaacttcaaagttatgactgtcaacagtgacgtgggagccaagacgcgagtgcgccgactgtttgtttgatgacaggagatatttcgtcttgtcctcattcaccaccagacccatacgcttcgcttctttatctagtctggaaaacgcagaacaaacggcgcggttgttgcttccgatgatatcaatatcatcggcatacgccaggagctgtacactcttgtagaagattgtaccctctctatttagttctgcagctcgtattattttttccagcaatagattgaagaagtcgcacgatagtgagtcaccctgtctgaagcctcgtttggtatcgaacggctcggagaggtccttcccgatcctgacggagcttttggtgttgctcaacgtcagcttacatagccgtattagttttgcagggataccaaattcagacatcgcggcataaaggcagctccttttcgtgctatcgaaggcagctttaaaatcgataaaaagatggtgagtatcgattcttctctctcgggtcttttccaagatttggcgcatggtgaatatctggtccattgtggattttccaggtctaaagccacactgataaggtccaatcagttcgttgacggtgggctttagtctttcacacaatacgctcgacaaaaccttatatgcgatattgaggagacttataccacggtagttggcgcagattgtggggtctcccttcttatggattgggcagagcacactaagattccaatcgtcaggcatgctttcttccgaccatattctacaaagaagctgatgcatgcaccttatcagttctttgccgccgtatttgaatagctcggccggtaatccatcggcccccgccgctttgttgttcttcaagcgggtaattgctattcgaatttcttcatggtcgggtaatggaacatctattccatcgtcatcgattggggaatcgggttcgccatctcctggtgttgtactttcactgccattgagcaggtcggagaagtgttccctccataatcccagtgtgctctggacatccgctaccagattaccttctcggtccctacatgataatgctccggtcttgaaaccttctgttaatcgcctcatcttttcataaaattttcgagcattacccatgtcggccagcttttcaagcttttcatactcacgcatttcggcctctttctttttacgtctgcaaatgcgtctcgcttccctcttcagttctcgatatctatcccaccccgaacgtgttgtggtcgatcgcaacgttgcgaggtaggcagtctgttttctctccactgcggaacgacaattctcatcgtaccaactggttttttggcgttgccgtagaccaattgtttcggctgcagcggtatgcaatgagtttgagatgccgttccacagctcccttatatcgagatgctgatgagtgctctcagagagcaggagtgcaagtcgagtagaaaatcgttcggctgtcggttgtgattgcagcttttcgacggcgaaccttccttgtgtttgttgacgggcgttctttgctgcacagaggcgagtgcgtatctttgctgctactagataatggtccgagtcaatgtttggtcctcggagcgtacgcacgtctaaaacactggagacatgtcttccgtctatcacaacgtgatcgatttggttgcgcgtgtttcgatcaggggacagccacgttgcttgatgaatttttttatgctggaatctggtactacagacaaccatatttcgggccccagcgaagtcgatcagcctcaggccgtttggcgatgtttcgtcatggaggctgaattttccgactgttgtgccaaagacaccttctttacccaccctggcgttaaaatcgccaagcacgattttgacatcgtggcgggggcagcgctcataggtgcgttctaggcgctcatagaaagcgtctttggtcacatcgtccttctcttccgttggggcgtgggcgcaaatcagcgatatgttgaagaacctcgcttttatgcggattgtggctagacgttcatccaccggggtgaatgccaggactcggcgacgg
This genomic interval carries:
- the LOC128922059 gene encoding gametocyte-specific factor 1 homolog yields the protein MEGNTVEDIVTCPYDRLHCVLRKRLQLHLIKCRLNYPHVELRKCPMNQLHLVPEPEFQHHLMNCPDRKIIAHYKYSGETTFMKHEPIESEENWDDTDTGDYNPETYVRNNQIIRQPIGLPSQRKAFKHEEEKRLQQFC